A stretch of the Rosa rugosa chromosome 5, drRosRugo1.1, whole genome shotgun sequence genome encodes the following:
- the LOC133712370 gene encoding uncharacterized protein LOC133712370 translates to MTVFAGKAHVFPINYEAEVSQRLVDAAHDNDPKSVCECLEDPFVDVNYVGTVCLKSRKTEIVLKGESAHEVGVEYEEFKTQVTAFFLAAHSGNLTLVRKLLSYGANVNLKLFRGYATTAAVREGHAQILEVVINAGASQKACEEALLEASYLGRARLAEMLMASELIRPQAAVHALVSASCRGFVDVIDTLIKCGVNIDAIDRTLLQSSKPSLYTNADCNALVAAIVSRQISVVRLLLQAVARTDIKVSLGGWSWDVSTGEEFRVGAGLAEAYSVTWCAVEYFEASGAILRMLLQHVSPNIAHFGRTLIHHAILCNNERAVDVLLSCGADVEVPIKTTTSETEYPIHMASRFGLSKILQQLIDGGCNVNSRTDSRETPLMICARYKHQECFRILASNGADFGLVNSCGQSASVIAESAKWSLGFKRVVLDLIRAGKVVQSSNMTIFSPLLYVTQANDVEALKQLINCGCEINSQTESGETALMICARHKHQECFKVLASNGADFGLVNSGGQSASSIAESAKWTPIFKQAILDVIRDGKVVRSSNTSICSPLMLVTQENNVEALKQLIERTDIDVDEQDENGYSAAMIAAADGNLEAFKLLICAGADMNLQNKHGQTPLDLLDTNQNGEEFEKLLLNHAVQKGPNSSSLEFYALHLAAQHGDLDLVHTLISQGYDVNAFDAEGYTPLMLAARGGHGKLCELLISFGARCDTVNARHETALSLARKTGSKNDAEKAILNEFALKLVLGGSHVKKHTKCGKGAPHSKLLRMVGAAGLLRWGKSSKRNVICKKAEVGPSDAFRWNRRRKFDCDEPGMFHVVTTKNKELHFVCEGGDEMAELWVRGIKLVTMKAIFGKNE, encoded by the exons ATGACGGTGTTCGCCGGAAAAGCGCACGTGTTTCCTATCAACTACGAAGCCGAGGTGTCGCAGCGGTTGGTCGACGCTGCTCACGACAATGATCCGAAGTCGGTGTGCGAGTGTCTGGAAGATCCTTTCGTCGACGTGAACTACGTCGGAACAGTGTGCTTGAAGAGTAGGAAGACAGAGATTGTGTTGAAAGGTGAGTCGGCTCACGAGGTTGGCGTCGAGTACGAGGAGTTCAAGACTCAGGTCACCGCCTTCTTCCTTGCAGCTCATTCCGGCAATTTGACGCTCGTCAGAAAACTACTG AGTTATGGAGCCAATGTGAATCTGAAACTGTTTCGAGGCTACGCGACGACAGCAGCAGTGAGGGAAGGACATGCACAGATACTGGAGGTTGTTATCAATGCTGGAGCATCTCAGAAGGCCTGCGAGGAGGCCTTGTTGGAGGCAAGCTACTTGGGCCGGGCTAGGCTGGCTGAGATGCTCATGGCATCCGAGTTGATCCGTCCTCAAGCTGCTGTACATGCTCTCGTTTCTGCTAGCTGCAGAGGGTTTGTTGATGTTATAGACACACTCATCAAG TGTGGGGTAAATATCGATGCAATTGACCGGACATTGCTTCAATCTTCGAAGCCATCCCTATACACCAACGCCGACTGCAATGCTCTTGTTGCTGCCATTGTCAGCAGGCAGATTTCGGTTGTGAGATTATTGTTGCAG GCTGTTGCCAGAACAGATATCAAAGTGAGTCTTGGAGGCTGGTCCTGGGATGTAAGTACAGGAGAAGAGTTTCGGGTGGGTGCAGGACTAGCCGAGGCGTACAGCGTGACATGGTGTGCTGTGGAGTACTTTGAAGCCAGCGGTGCTATCTTGCGAATGCTCCTACAACATGTCTCCCCTAACATTGCTCATTTTGGGAGGACTCTCATTCACCATGCCATCTTGTGCAATAATGAAAGAGCAGTGGATGTGCTGTTGAGTTGTGGCGCAGATGTAGAGGTTCCGATTAAGACAACTACTTCAGAAACTGAGTATCCCATCCACATGGCTTCGCGGTTTGGATTAAGTAAGATTCTCCAACAACTGATCGATGGTGGCTGCAATGTCAACTCTCGAACGGACTCTAGAGAAACTCCTCTCATGATTTGTGCTAGATATAAACACCAGGAGTGTTTCAGAATTCTTGCTTCTAACGGTGCTGATTTTGGCCTGGTCAATTCTTGTGGTCAAAGTGCAAGTGTAATTGCAGAGTCAGCTAAGTGGAGTCTCGGCTTTAAAAGGGTAGTTCTAGACTTGATTCGAGCTGGGAAGGTTGTTCAATCGAGTAATATGACAATCTTTTCTCCTCTACTGTATGTGACTCAAGCAAATGATGTTGAGGCTTTGAAACAGCTGATCAATTGTGGTTGTGAAATCAACTCTCAAACAGAATCTGGAGAAACTGCACTAATGATCTGTGCTAGACATAAACACCAGGAATGCTTCAAAGTTCTTGCTTCAAATGGTGCTGATTTTGGCCTTGTCAACTCTGGCGGTCAGAGTGCAAGCTCAATTGCAGAGTCAGCTAAGTGGACTCCTATCTTCAAACAAGCTATCCTAGATGTGATTCGGGATGGGAAGGTTGTTCGATCAAGCAACACATCAATATGTTCTCCTCTAATGCTTGTGACTCAAGAAAACAATGTTGAGGCTTTGAAACAACTGATTGAGAGGACAGACATCGATGTTGATGAGCAAGACGAAAATGGATACTCTGCTGCAATGATAGCTGCAGCAGATGGTAACTTGGAAGCTTTCAAATTGCTTATCTGTGCAGGAGCTGACATGAATCTGCAGAACAAACATGGTCAGACCCCATTGGACCTACTAGATACAAACCAAAACGGTGAAGAATTTGAAAAATTATTACTGAATCATGCAGTTCAAAAGGGCCCCAATAGTAGTTCCCTTGAGTTCTATGCTCTTCATCTTGCAGCGCAACACGGAGACTTGGATTTGGTTCATACATTGATAAGTCAGGGGTATGATGTTAATGCTTTCGATGCTGAGGGATACACTCCATTGATGTTAGCAGCAAGAGGTGGCCATGGTAAGCTGTGTGAGCTTTTGATTTCTTTTGGGGCTAGATGTGATACTGTGAATGCAAGACATGAGACGGCACTGTCTCTTGCAAGGAAAACTGGATCTAAAAATGATGCAGAGAAGGCTATATTGAATGAGTTTGCACTAAAACTGGTGCTGGGTGGGAGTCATGTCAAGAAGCACACAAAATGTGGTAAAGGAGCTCCCCATAGTAAATTGCTGAGAATGGTTGGGGCTGCTGGGCTTTTAAGGTGGGGGAAGTCAAGTAAGAGAAATGTGATCTGCAAGAAGGCGGAGGTCGGGCCTAGTGATGCATTCAGATGGAACCGCAGGAGGAAGTTTGACTGTGATGAACCCGGGATGTTCCATGTGGTGACTACAAAAAACAAGGAGCTGCATTTTGTGTGTGAAGGTGGGGATGAAATGGCAGAGTTGTGGGTGAGAGGGATCAAGCTTGTGACAATGAAAGCTATCTTTGGCAAGAATGAATGA
- the LOC133708689 gene encoding NADH dehydrogenase [ubiquinone] flavoprotein 1, mitochondrial: protein MAPIKGILNLQRAVLARHHVEKWGLGYRLLSTQAASTATTPQPPPPPPPPEKTHFGGLKDEDRIFTNLYGLHDPFLKGAMKRGDWHRTKDLVIKGSDWIVNEMKKSGLRGRGGAGFPSGLKWSFMPKVSDGRPSYLVVNADESEPGTCKDREIMRHDPHKLLEGCLIAGVGMRASAAYIYIRGEYVNERLNLEKARKEAYAAGLLGKNACGSGYDFDVHIHYGAGAYICGEETALLESLEGKQGKPRLKPPFPANAGLYGCPTTVTNVETVAVSPTILRRGPEWFSSFGRKNNAGTKLFCISGHVNKPCTVEEEMSIPLKELLERHCGGVRGGWDNLLAVIPGGSSVPLLTKDICNDVLMDFDALKAVQSGLGTAAVIVMDKSTDIVDAIARLSYFYKHESCGQCTPCREGTGWLWMIMERMKVGNAKLEEIDMLQEVTKQIEGHTICALGDAAAWPVQGLIRHFRPEMERRIRERAERELLEAAA, encoded by the exons ATG GCACCCATCAAGGGTATTCTTAATCTGCAGAGGGCAGTTTTAGCCCGACATCATGTTGAGAAGTGGGGCCTAGGGTATAGGTTATTGAGCACTCAGGCTGCATCAACTGCTACTACTCCTCAACCTCCACCACCTCCCCCACCTCCTGAGAAAACCCATTTTGGTGGCTTGAAAGATGAAGACCGAATTTTTACCAACTTATATGGGCTGCATGACCCATTTCTCAAAGGTGCCATGAAGCGAGGTGACTGGCACAGAACCAAAGATTTAGTTATCAAAGGTTCTGATTGGATTGTTAATGAGATGAAGAAGTCTGGCCTCCGCGGACGTGGTGGTGCTGGTTTCCCATCTGGCCTCAAATGGTCTTTTATGCCAAAGGTATCTGATGGTCGCCCTTCCTATCTTGTTGTCAATGCTGATGAAAGTGAACCTGGAACCTGTAAGGACAGGGAAATAATGCGCCATGATCCACATAAGCTTTTAGAGGGTTGCCTGATTGCTGGCGTAGGGATGAGGGCCAGTGCTGCTTACATCTATATAAGAGGTGAATATGTGAATGAACGATTGAACCTTGAAAAGGCCAGAAAAGAAGCCTATGCAGCTGGGCTACTGGGCAAGAATGCTTGTGGATCTGGTTATGACTTTGATGTTCATATCCATTATGGTGCTGGTGCTTATATTTGTGGTGAAGAAACTGCACTTCTGGAGAGCCTTGAAGGCAAACAGGGAAAGCCAAGATTGAAGCCTCCTTTCCCTGCTAATGCAGGATTATATGGCTGTCCCACTACTGTTACAAATGTGGAGACGGTGGCTGTTTCTCCCACCATTTTAAGGCGTGGACCTGAGTGGTTTTCCAGTTTTGGGAGGAAGAACAATGCAGGGACGAAATTGTTTTGTATCTCAGGACATGTTAACAAGCCTTGCACTGTTGAAGAGGAGATGAGTATACCCTTGAAAGAATTATTAGAGAGGCACTGCGGAGGCGTGAGGGGTGGATGGGATAACTTACTTGCAGTAATTCCAGGTGGTTCATCTGTTCCTTTGCTTACCAAGGACATATGTAATGATGTATTGATGGATTTTGATGCACTGAAGGCTGTCCAATCTGGGTTGGGGACTGCTGCTGTTATTGTGATGGATAAATCAACTGATATTGTGGATGCAATTGCACGACTTTCTTACTTCTACAAGCATGAGAGCTGTGGGCAGTGCACACCGTGCAGAGAGGGGACTGGATGGCTTTGGATGATCATGGAAAGAATGAAAGTTGGGAATGCAAAGTTGGAAGAGATTGACATGCTTCAGGAGGTGACCAAGCAGATTGAGGGGCACACGATCTGTGCTTTGGGTGATGCTGCTGCTTGGCCTGTGCAAGGTCTGATAAGGCATTTCAGGCCAGAGATGGAGAGGAGGATCAGGGAGCGTGCTGAGAGGGAGCTGCTGGAGGCAGCTGCCTAG